Proteins from a single region of Cupriavidus sp. MP-37:
- a CDS encoding alpha/beta fold hydrolase — MMSTTVQEKPAQAAAGRVGRRKVYYVSGFDPRGAAFYHRLYREESAKQAVHHGGSVTVGGRSRLGEHVSAWNVDGDWEGHTVRTEYQFLHWDDLVRRHWQPSVPRLVLATLASYARYIGCGAFGRLSKTFRGPFFSALYPLVYLALLLMLAVGVGVGAWAALSAVGAHVWQAGAGGLAAGAALFGGGVALANRLAVFWLLRIYRFVQAWGEREPEDVRQRIEAFADWIRRDLEASPCDEALVVGHSVGSIVGVSLAARLADVLTPEQRRGLTLVTLGQCIPLLSLMPSATEFRRDLQRLSAERDMQWLDMNARADSLCFSQANPLDISGIAGAATGRPTAQVVRPFRMFDKQEYARMKRSKQRLHFQYLMASALPNEYDYFRMTAGPRRIQPF; from the coding sequence ATGATGAGCACAACGGTTCAGGAGAAACCTGCGCAGGCTGCTGCGGGTCGTGTAGGGCGTCGCAAGGTCTATTACGTCAGCGGCTTCGATCCGCGTGGCGCGGCGTTTTATCACCGCCTGTATCGCGAGGAATCGGCAAAGCAGGCAGTTCATCATGGCGGTTCGGTGACCGTAGGCGGGCGCTCGCGGCTGGGTGAGCACGTGAGCGCCTGGAACGTTGACGGTGACTGGGAAGGCCATACCGTTCGCACTGAATACCAGTTCCTGCATTGGGATGATCTGGTGCGCCGACACTGGCAACCCAGCGTGCCGCGGCTGGTGTTGGCGACGCTTGCCAGCTATGCGCGCTATATCGGTTGCGGTGCGTTCGGCCGCCTCAGCAAGACCTTCCGCGGGCCATTCTTCAGTGCGTTGTATCCGCTGGTTTATCTGGCGTTGCTGCTGATGCTGGCGGTCGGGGTCGGGGTTGGCGCCTGGGCGGCGCTGTCCGCGGTGGGAGCGCACGTATGGCAGGCCGGAGCGGGAGGGCTTGCCGCCGGCGCCGCGCTGTTCGGTGGCGGGGTGGCGTTGGCAAACCGCCTGGCGGTGTTCTGGCTGCTGCGAATCTACCGCTTCGTACAGGCTTGGGGCGAGCGTGAGCCCGAGGACGTCCGGCAGCGCATCGAGGCGTTTGCCGACTGGATCCGCCGTGACCTGGAGGCATCCCCCTGTGACGAGGCGCTGGTGGTCGGTCATAGCGTCGGCTCGATCGTCGGCGTGTCGCTGGCAGCCCGGCTGGCGGATGTGCTGACGCCGGAGCAGCGCCGCGGCCTGACGCTGGTAACGCTTGGACAGTGCATTCCACTGCTGAGCCTGATGCCGTCGGCCACCGAATTCCGCAGGGACCTGCAGCGCTTGTCGGCAGAGCGGGACATGCAGTGGCTCGACATGAATGCCCGTGCCGATTCGCTGTGTTTCTCGCAGGCCAATCCGCTCGATATTTCCGGGATTGCGGGTGCGGCCACCGGGCGCCCAACCGCACAGGTGGTGCGCCCGTTCCGCATGTTCGACAAGCAGGAATACGCGCGCATGAAGCGCAGCAAGCAGCGCCTGCATTTCCAGTACCTGATGGCAAGCGCCTTGCCTAACGAGTACGACTATTTCCGGATGACGGCGGGCCCGCGCCGCATCCAGCCTTTCTGA
- a CDS encoding cytochrome P450, translating into MNFQPPYPKQPPYPKPHVRKSSFLLRFLRGWNSWIDVLFERSYSMKMGKISQPGMDIFMVNDADWVRRILADAHAYPKHKLMHRMLEPLLGTSIFTTNGDLWERQRRLVEPAFAQARLRLVFALMADSVAGMTRRMDAAADGRPYEVDGEMTYVTADIIFRTILSENLEESAAKEIYDAFLEFQHHAQRAMILMIYRLPPLFSAWASKRAAKKIRTILSGIIARRMAERDSGEGSARQDILAAMMDAVDPVSGDRFTYEDLVDQVCTLFLAGHETSASALTWALYLISQCPHLQDQMLAEIQAAVGDRDFELSDIKSLPTVGNVFRETLRLYPPVGFFVREAAQSQCIRDKSVKQGSPILISPWLLHRHRTLWERPDEFDPDRFDTPAGKESSKCAYIPFSKGPRVCIGAAYATQEAVLILASIVRRYRVEADPGHVPKVVGRVTIRSGNGVRVRLRRR; encoded by the coding sequence ATGAATTTCCAGCCCCCATATCCCAAGCAGCCCCCATATCCCAAGCCGCATGTGCGCAAGAGCTCGTTCCTGTTGCGCTTCTTGCGTGGCTGGAATTCCTGGATCGATGTCCTGTTCGAGCGCAGCTATTCGATGAAGATGGGCAAGATCTCGCAGCCCGGCATGGACATCTTCATGGTGAACGATGCCGACTGGGTGCGCCGGATCCTGGCAGATGCGCACGCGTATCCCAAGCACAAGCTGATGCACCGGATGCTGGAGCCGCTGCTGGGCACCAGCATCTTCACCACCAACGGTGATCTATGGGAGCGCCAGCGCCGCCTGGTGGAGCCGGCGTTCGCGCAGGCGCGGCTCAGGCTGGTGTTCGCGCTGATGGCCGATTCGGTGGCGGGCATGACCCGGCGCATGGATGCCGCGGCGGACGGGCGCCCGTACGAGGTCGACGGCGAGATGACCTACGTGACGGCCGACATCATCTTCCGCACCATTCTGTCGGAAAACCTGGAGGAGTCCGCGGCAAAGGAGATCTACGACGCTTTCCTCGAATTCCAGCATCACGCGCAGCGGGCGATGATCCTGATGATCTACCGGCTGCCGCCGCTGTTTTCGGCGTGGGCCAGCAAGCGCGCGGCGAAGAAGATCCGGACGATCCTGTCCGGGATCATCGCGCGGCGGATGGCGGAGCGCGACAGCGGGGAGGGCAGCGCAAGGCAGGACATCCTGGCCGCCATGATGGACGCTGTCGATCCGGTCAGCGGCGATCGCTTCACCTATGAAGATCTGGTGGACCAGGTCTGCACGCTATTCCTGGCCGGTCACGAGACTTCCGCCAGTGCGCTGACGTGGGCGCTGTACCTGATCTCGCAATGCCCGCACCTGCAGGACCAGATGTTGGCGGAAATCCAGGCCGCGGTGGGAGACCGGGATTTCGAGCTGAGCGATATCAAAAGCCTCCCGACCGTGGGCAACGTGTTCCGTGAAACGCTGCGCCTGTACCCGCCCGTGGGGTTCTTCGTGCGCGAGGCCGCGCAGTCGCAGTGCATCCGCGACAAGTCGGTGAAGCAAGGCTCGCCGATCCTGATTTCGCCGTGGCTGCTGCATCGGCACCGCACGTTGTGGGAGCGGCCGGACGAGTTCGATCCGGATCGTTTCGACACGCCTGCGGGCAAGGAATCGTCGAAGTGCGCGTATATCCCGTTCAGCAAGGGGCCGCGCGTTTGCATCGGCGCTGCCTATGCGACGCAGGAAGCGGTGCTCATCCTCGCCAGCATCGTGCGTCGATATCGCGTCGAAGCGGATCCGGGGCACGTGCCGAAAGTGGTGGGGCGCGTGACGATCCGTTCGGGCAATGGGGTACGCGTCAGGCTGCGGCGCCGCTGA
- a CDS encoding capsular polysaccharide biosynthesis protein, translated as MIVLDWLNPVGWGLLWWAQRRRAQGRYERATERAFAMAWRMNGTLTAWLAYAMFRRDLGRPLPRRWQRQLSDALSKLPPHKRRQALGLLAEAGGADRLSVQRNDLMDAAMLPALADLAQANVSDGDAGWLAELHRKQPQWRAAFARWVTDCCQSNGLCVVGNAGVLKGRGLGAHIDRAGGVVRFNRFARGECMAADVGRRLDVWVVAPGYRGRAPESPDWIVVTGPDMRYRMQDWQLVMPFLKAGVPVLTVPLGIWRELVTRLKAPPSAGVLLLHWLQQLKGDDSQKGLSFAGIGQGVVGKGTYHLALPHHKPVERHNWKAERRMVEQWRRLEPLGNSSAPPQSAAAAPGFAAFSRALYEMPLLGELLGGPVVRAWLSMPQRADVAVGWGFKKSGERARNAAQRAGTPYLCLEDGFLRSFGTGEHFPPLAVVVDDVGIYYDSTRPSALENLLNSDADLLAGIRNDAARAKELILKHRLSKYNHAPDRWLCSRSEVQSGQQRVRKVLVVDQTAGDMSVKLGGAQADTFLAMLSAACAENPGSTIYVKTHPEVASGRKGGYLTHVQESTKQGQRVVLLRQSVNPIHLLEQVDRVYVVTSTMGFEALLLGKPVTCFGRPWYAGWGATDDRQASPRRTRKRSVDELFAAAYFHYTRYLDPVSHRRGTIFDVIQWLVRQKAMAANTIGVQGPRRMICVGFRRWRGPNVRPLLSLDRDRVTFVHGVAAARDLSPQPGEGLVFWGSTAPEGVRQLAQERGAKALRMEDGFVRSVGLGSDLIRPLSLVLDERGIYFDPSRPSDLEHLLSTTIFSHEELGRASQVRAFIAEHGITKYNVEPRAKASWLTGGRLVVLVPGQVEDDASIRLGCTDVKSNLGLLRSVRGTHPDAFIVYKPHPDVVSGNRVGKMALGHAREYADHVETNLSVVSCIEACDEVHTMTSLAGFDALLREKRVVTYGQPFYAGWGLTTDLAQNGIAFTRRTRRLKLDELVAGTLLRYPIYWDWELKGYTDCEAVLQRIVETRNQLELNGDLEKLKVGSVRRAWRKLRVWARNSLL; from the coding sequence ATGATCGTGCTTGATTGGCTCAACCCTGTAGGTTGGGGCCTGCTGTGGTGGGCGCAGCGTCGCAGGGCGCAGGGGCGCTACGAGCGTGCTACGGAGCGTGCGTTCGCCATGGCCTGGCGCATGAACGGTACGCTGACAGCCTGGCTGGCCTACGCGATGTTCCGGCGGGATCTGGGCCGGCCGTTGCCCCGGCGCTGGCAACGGCAGTTGAGCGACGCCTTGTCCAAGTTGCCACCGCATAAGCGCCGTCAAGCACTCGGCCTGTTGGCTGAGGCCGGTGGTGCCGACCGCTTGTCGGTGCAACGGAATGATTTGATGGATGCCGCGATGCTGCCAGCGCTGGCCGATCTGGCGCAGGCTAACGTCAGTGACGGCGATGCAGGCTGGCTAGCTGAGTTGCACCGAAAACAGCCCCAATGGCGCGCGGCGTTCGCGCGTTGGGTGACTGATTGCTGCCAGTCCAACGGACTGTGCGTGGTTGGCAATGCCGGGGTCTTGAAAGGCCGCGGATTGGGCGCGCACATCGACCGTGCCGGTGGCGTGGTGCGATTCAATCGGTTTGCCCGTGGCGAGTGCATGGCAGCCGACGTCGGCAGGCGCTTGGATGTGTGGGTAGTTGCGCCGGGATATCGGGGGCGCGCACCTGAGTCGCCAGACTGGATTGTGGTGACGGGCCCTGACATGCGCTACCGCATGCAGGACTGGCAACTTGTTATGCCCTTCCTGAAAGCGGGCGTGCCGGTCCTGACGGTACCGTTGGGCATCTGGCGGGAGCTTGTCACGCGCCTGAAGGCGCCGCCGAGCGCAGGTGTATTGCTGCTGCACTGGCTGCAGCAGTTGAAGGGGGACGACAGCCAGAAGGGGCTAAGCTTTGCGGGCATTGGCCAAGGTGTCGTTGGAAAAGGGACGTATCACTTGGCTCTCCCTCACCACAAGCCCGTCGAGCGCCACAATTGGAAGGCTGAGCGACGGATGGTTGAACAATGGCGGCGACTCGAACCCCTGGGCAACTCCAGCGCGCCTCCTCAATCTGCAGCAGCGGCGCCAGGCTTCGCGGCATTCAGTCGGGCACTGTACGAAATGCCGCTGCTTGGAGAGCTACTCGGTGGTCCTGTCGTGCGAGCATGGTTATCAATGCCGCAACGCGCCGACGTTGCCGTCGGCTGGGGCTTCAAGAAATCGGGCGAGCGGGCACGGAATGCGGCGCAACGGGCCGGCACGCCCTACCTTTGCCTTGAAGATGGCTTCTTGCGTTCATTTGGCACGGGAGAACACTTTCCCCCGTTGGCCGTAGTGGTGGACGATGTGGGCATCTACTATGACAGCACTCGCCCGAGTGCCTTGGAGAACCTGCTCAATAGCGATGCCGATTTGCTTGCGGGAATCAGAAACGATGCGGCACGTGCAAAGGAGTTGATCCTCAAACACCGTCTAAGCAAGTACAACCATGCGCCGGATCGCTGGCTCTGCTCGCGGTCCGAGGTTCAGTCCGGGCAGCAGCGCGTGCGGAAGGTACTGGTGGTAGACCAGACGGCAGGGGATATGAGCGTGAAGCTTGGTGGCGCACAGGCGGACACGTTTCTGGCGATGCTGTCGGCGGCGTGCGCAGAAAATCCTGGGTCGACTATTTACGTCAAGACTCATCCGGAGGTGGCGTCTGGCCGCAAGGGTGGCTACTTGACGCATGTGCAGGAAAGCACGAAGCAGGGACAGCGCGTGGTATTGCTGCGCCAGTCGGTCAATCCCATCCACTTGCTTGAGCAGGTTGATCGCGTCTATGTCGTAACCTCGACCATGGGATTCGAAGCATTGCTGTTGGGCAAGCCGGTGACATGCTTCGGCCGGCCATGGTATGCCGGGTGGGGCGCTACCGACGACCGGCAGGCTAGTCCTCGCCGCACGCGCAAGCGCAGCGTTGATGAGCTGTTTGCTGCGGCATATTTTCACTACACGCGCTACTTGGATCCGGTCTCGCACCGGAGGGGAACGATCTTCGACGTCATTCAGTGGCTGGTGCGGCAAAAGGCAATGGCTGCGAACACTATCGGAGTCCAAGGACCCAGACGTATGATCTGTGTGGGTTTTCGACGTTGGAGAGGTCCCAACGTTCGGCCGTTGCTGTCGCTGGATCGAGATCGGGTGACGTTCGTGCACGGAGTAGCGGCTGCGCGCGACCTGTCTCCTCAGCCCGGTGAGGGGCTGGTTTTCTGGGGAAGTACTGCACCCGAAGGCGTCCGGCAGTTGGCACAAGAGCGAGGCGCGAAAGCACTACGCATGGAGGACGGCTTCGTGAGATCCGTCGGGCTTGGTTCGGACCTGATCCGGCCCCTTTCACTCGTATTGGACGAACGAGGCATCTACTTCGATCCGAGCCGACCGTCGGATCTGGAGCACTTGCTAAGCACAACGATCTTCTCTCATGAGGAACTCGGGCGTGCGAGCCAGGTGCGTGCATTCATTGCGGAACACGGCATCACCAAGTACAACGTGGAGCCACGTGCAAAAGCTAGCTGGCTAACTGGGGGCAGGCTCGTGGTGTTGGTTCCAGGTCAGGTCGAAGATGATGCTTCGATTCGCCTGGGCTGTACCGACGTGAAGAGCAATCTTGGTCTGCTGCGGTCGGTTCGAGGCACCCATCCGGATGCCTTCATTGTCTATAAGCCGCATCCGGATGTCGTCAGCGGCAATCGTGTTGGCAAGATGGCCTTGGGGCATGCTCGGGAGTATGCCGATCATGTGGAGACTAATCTATCAGTAGTCAGTTGCATCGAAGCTTGCGATGAAGTTCATACCATGACGTCGCTTGCCGGTTTTGATGCGCTGTTGCGTGAGAAACGTGTGGTAACTTACGGGCAGCCTTTTTATGCGGGCTGGGGACTGACGACGGATCTCGCCCAGAATGGCATTGCTTTTACTCGACGGACTCGTAGATTGAAACTGGACGAACTTGTTGCGGGTACCTTACTGCGCTATCCAATTTACTGGGATTGGGAACTGAAGGGCTACACAGATTGCGAGGCCGTGCTACAGCGGATTGTGGAAACGCGCAACCAGCTGGAATTAAATGGTGATTTAGAAAAGCTTAAAGTAGGATCGGTGCGACGAGCTTGGAGGAAATTGAGAGTTTGGGCCAGGAATTCGTTGCTTTGA
- a CDS encoding PadR family transcriptional regulator: MHHHHSHPFGAGPHPDLFGRARHLMLRFTPHLVHHAMGRGHGGGFWGGRDDDGFGPGGPGGFDEEGWRRGRKFSADDLQLLLLSLLEEKPSHGYELIKALETRTNGFYKPSPGVVYPALTYLEEVGYATVDTEGNKKRYQLSETGRAHLAANRERVDVMVARLRHVARKMEWMRRAMRGEQQPEPEQGGWLPELMQARAALKQALVMRSEAGADEQRRIAAILARAAAEIEAGPQA, encoded by the coding sequence ATGCATCACCACCACTCGCATCCCTTCGGCGCTGGGCCGCATCCGGACCTTTTTGGCCGGGCCCGTCATCTCATGCTGCGCTTCACCCCGCACCTGGTTCATCACGCCATGGGCCGTGGCCACGGCGGCGGCTTCTGGGGCGGCCGGGACGATGACGGTTTCGGACCTGGCGGCCCGGGCGGCTTCGACGAAGAAGGCTGGCGCCGCGGCCGCAAGTTCAGTGCCGACGACCTGCAACTGCTGCTGCTGTCCTTGCTCGAAGAAAAGCCCAGCCATGGCTACGAGCTGATCAAGGCGTTGGAGACGCGCACCAACGGCTTCTACAAGCCGAGCCCTGGCGTGGTCTATCCCGCGCTGACGTATCTGGAAGAAGTCGGCTATGCCACCGTCGACACCGAGGGCAACAAGAAGCGCTATCAGTTGTCGGAGACCGGCAGGGCGCACCTGGCTGCCAACCGCGAGCGTGTCGATGTGATGGTGGCGCGGCTGCGCCACGTGGCGCGCAAGATGGAGTGGATGCGCCGGGCGATGCGTGGCGAGCAGCAGCCTGAGCCGGAGCAGGGCGGGTGGCTGCCCGAGCTGATGCAGGCGCGTGCCGCGCTGAAGCAGGCGCTGGTGATGCGCAGCGAAGCGGGTGCCGACGAGCAGCGCCGCATTGCCGCGATCCTGGCGCGCGCGGCGGCAGAGATCGAAGCAGGCCCGCAGGCCTGA
- the alaC gene encoding alanine transaminase: MTAASSGKRRFARIDRLPPYVFNITAELKMAARRRGEDIIDMSMGNPDGATPAHIVAKLTEAAQRPDTHGYSASRGIPRLRRAISHWYRERYDVEIDPDTEAIVTIGSKEGLAHLMLATLDRGDTVLVPDPSYPIHIYGAVIAGADIRSVPLVPGIDFFAELERAIRGSYPKPKMIVLGFPSNPTAQCVELDFFERVIALARKHDIFVVHDLAYADIVFDGWKAPSIMQVPGAKDIAVEFFTLSKSYNMAGWRVGFMVGNPDLVAALTRIKSYHDYGTFTPLQIAAIAALEGDQQCVSEIAAQYQSRRDVLARGLIEAGWPVEIPKASMYIWARIPEPYRALGSLEFSKQLLAKAKVSVSPGIGFGDYGDEYVRFALIENESRIRQAVRGIKAMFRADGLVKPSSAAA, from the coding sequence ATGACTGCCGCTTCCTCCGGCAAGCGCCGCTTTGCGCGCATCGATCGCCTTCCCCCGTACGTTTTCAATATCACCGCCGAGCTGAAGATGGCTGCCCGCCGCCGTGGCGAGGACATCATCGACATGAGCATGGGCAACCCCGATGGCGCCACGCCGGCGCATATCGTGGCCAAGCTGACTGAAGCGGCGCAGCGGCCCGATACGCATGGCTATTCGGCATCCAGGGGCATTCCGCGGCTGCGCCGCGCGATCTCGCACTGGTACCGCGAACGGTATGACGTCGAGATCGATCCGGATACCGAGGCCATCGTCACCATCGGCTCGAAAGAGGGCCTGGCGCACCTGATGCTGGCCACGCTGGATCGCGGCGACACCGTGCTGGTGCCCGACCCCAGCTATCCGATCCACATCTACGGCGCGGTGATTGCCGGGGCCGACATCCGCTCGGTGCCGCTGGTGCCGGGCATCGACTTCTTTGCAGAGCTGGAGCGCGCCATCCGCGGCAGCTATCCCAAGCCCAAGATGATCGTGCTGGGATTTCCGTCGAACCCGACGGCGCAATGCGTGGAGCTGGACTTCTTCGAGCGCGTGATCGCGCTGGCGCGCAAGCACGATATCTTCGTGGTGCACGACCTGGCCTATGCCGACATCGTCTTCGACGGCTGGAAAGCGCCGTCGATCATGCAGGTGCCGGGCGCCAAGGACATCGCGGTGGAATTCTTCACGCTGTCCAAGAGCTACAACATGGCGGGCTGGCGCGTGGGCTTTATGGTCGGCAACCCGGACCTGGTGGCGGCGCTGACGCGCATCAAGAGCTATCACGACTACGGCACCTTCACGCCGCTGCAGATCGCGGCCATCGCCGCGCTCGAAGGCGACCAGCAATGCGTCAGCGAGATCGCCGCGCAATACCAGTCGCGCCGCGACGTGCTGGCGCGCGGGCTGATCGAGGCCGGCTGGCCGGTGGAAATCCCCAAGGCCTCGATGTATATCTGGGCGCGGATTCCCGAACCCTACCGCGCGCTGGGCTCGCTGGAATTCTCGAAGCAATTGCTGGCCAAGGCCAAGGTCTCGGTGTCGCCGGGCATCGGCTTCGGCGACTATGGCGACGAGTACGTACGCTTCGCGCTGATCGAGAATGAATCGCGCATCCGGCAGGCGGTGCGCGGCATCAAGGCGATGTTCCGGGCGGACGGGCTGGTGAAGCCGTCGTCGGCGGCGGCATAG
- a CDS encoding siderophore-interacting protein: MTQNTTEPARNLTVERVRHPLKMRLLQVVRTTLVSPQLLRVTLGGADLQGFVSASFDDHVKVFFPADGADKPVLPQVTADGIAFPEGQPRPAARDYTPRRFDAAKQELDLEFVLHGDGPASTWAAQARPGQYLGVGGPRGSFVVPTGFDWHLLVGDDTALPAIGRRLEELGAGTHAIVVAEVGDAAAQIPLPSAAQVDLHWLHRGDAPEGSLLEGALRQLALPRGEGYVWAAGEGAAMKAVRQYLVTERGIDKQRIRASAYWKRGASAVHETLDD, from the coding sequence ATGACCCAAAACACGACTGAACCCGCACGCAACCTGACCGTCGAGCGCGTGCGTCATCCGCTGAAGATGCGCCTGCTGCAGGTGGTGCGCACCACGCTGGTTTCACCGCAACTGCTGCGCGTGACGCTGGGCGGCGCTGACCTGCAGGGCTTTGTCTCGGCGTCGTTCGACGATCACGTCAAGGTGTTTTTCCCGGCTGACGGCGCTGACAAGCCGGTGTTGCCGCAGGTCACCGCGGACGGCATTGCATTCCCCGAGGGCCAGCCGCGACCGGCGGCACGCGACTACACGCCGCGCCGCTTCGATGCGGCAAAGCAGGAGCTGGACCTCGAATTCGTCCTGCACGGTGACGGCCCCGCGTCCACATGGGCGGCGCAGGCGCGGCCGGGCCAGTACCTCGGCGTGGGCGGGCCGCGCGGCTCGTTCGTGGTGCCGACGGGGTTCGACTGGCACCTGCTGGTCGGCGACGATACGGCGCTGCCGGCCATCGGGCGCCGGCTGGAAGAGCTTGGCGCCGGCACCCATGCCATCGTGGTGGCGGAGGTGGGCGATGCCGCCGCGCAGATCCCGCTGCCGAGCGCCGCGCAGGTGGACCTGCACTGGCTGCATCGCGGCGATGCGCCGGAAGGCAGCCTGCTGGAAGGCGCGCTGCGCCAGCTGGCGCTGCCGCGTGGCGAGGGCTATGTGTGGGCTGCCGGCGAGGGCGCTGCGATGAAGGCGGTGCGCCAGTACCTGGTCACGGAGCGCGGCATCGACAAGCAGCGCATCCGGGCCTCCGCCTACTGGAAGCGCGGGGCGTCGGCGGTGCACGAGACGCTGGACGATTGA
- a CDS encoding Crp/Fnr family transcriptional regulator: MSLDALLARSPWAAALTPAQRDRVRAEMRERAVPQGAYVIRKGDRADSWLGVAEGLVKVHSAVPSGKRATLTGVPAGGWLGEGSLLKREALRYDVVALRDSRIACMPGATFRWLQETSLPFNRYLLDQLNERLGLFIATVEHERLHGIEGRVARALATLFNPVLCPGQGPALHLTQEEVGLLAGISRQRANAALKVLESEGLLAVEHGAVHVLDLEALRRY; encoded by the coding sequence GTGAGCCTCGACGCGCTGCTGGCACGCAGCCCCTGGGCCGCGGCCCTGACCCCGGCGCAACGCGATCGCGTTCGCGCCGAGATGCGCGAGCGCGCGGTGCCGCAAGGCGCCTACGTCATCCGCAAGGGCGACCGGGCCGACAGTTGGCTGGGCGTCGCCGAGGGTCTGGTCAAGGTGCATAGCGCCGTGCCCTCCGGCAAGCGCGCCACGCTGACCGGCGTGCCGGCCGGAGGCTGGCTCGGCGAAGGCTCCCTGCTCAAGCGCGAGGCGCTGCGCTATGACGTGGTCGCGCTGCGCGATTCACGCATCGCCTGCATGCCGGGCGCGACCTTCCGCTGGCTGCAGGAAACCAGCCTGCCGTTCAACCGCTACCTGCTCGACCAGCTCAACGAACGGCTCGGCCTGTTCATCGCCACCGTCGAGCACGAACGGCTGCACGGCATCGAGGGCCGCGTCGCGCGGGCGTTGGCGACGCTGTTCAATCCGGTGCTCTGCCCTGGCCAGGGTCCGGCGCTGCATCTGACCCAGGAGGAAGTGGGCCTGCTGGCCGGCATTTCGCGCCAGCGGGCCAATGCGGCGCTCAAGGTGCTGGAGAGCGAAGGCCTGCTGGCGGTCGAGCACGGCGCCGTGCATGTGCTCGACCTGGAGGCGCTGCGCCGCTACTGA